A window of Drosophila miranda strain MSH22 unplaced genomic scaffold, D.miranda_PacBio2.1 Contig_AX1_pilon, whole genome shotgun sequence contains these coding sequences:
- the LOC117195283 gene encoding protein Exd1 homolog, which translates to MQADAAYHKALNDMRDQLSISVIAEPSLYGRHRPVAVLVVATANQTYVFDIQALGAFFPELKKLLEAKYPRKVVHYSHRITDQLFYKHQIKLTGLSDTFVALCVARQDKSACSLPEAISSVLNIPLRELLCDEVTGVSESRQLFTARPLSGDQFRFLARMAILQHQMHDRLTFGHICAGMQRMSATFSQSFCRFRNGYDVAPYMGPKSRFGFQYIDAYYNSAVALCRGL; encoded by the exons ATGCAGGCAGACGCGGCTTATCACAAAGCACTTAACGATATGCGAGATCAGTTGAGCATATCAGTGATTGCGGAGCCTAGTTTATATGGACGCCACAGACCCGTAGCGGTGCTAGTGGTGGCCACGGCCAATCAGACATATGTGTTCGATATCCAGGCACTGGGCGCCTTTTTTCCCGAGTTGAAAAAGCTGCTGGAGGCTAAATATCCGAGAAAAGTGGTGCACTATAGTCATCGTATTACCGATCAGCTGTTCTATAAGCACCAAATTAAACTGACTGGATTGAGCGACACATTTGTGGCTCTGTGCGTAGCCCGGCAAGATAAAAGTGCCTGCTCATTGCCAGAAGCGATTTCGTCAGTGCTTAATATTCCCCTAAGGGAACTGCTCTGCGACGAGGTCACCGGG GTAAGTGAGTCTCGCCAACTTTTCACAGCACGCCCGTTGAGCGGGGACCAGTTTCGTTTTCTGGCCAGGATGGCCATACTGCAGCACCAAATGCACGACCGGCTGACCTTTGGCCACATTTGTGCAGGGATGCAACGCATGTCTGCTACATTTAGTCAAAGCTTCTGCCGTTTCCGAAATGGGTACGATGTGGcaccttatatgggtcccaaAAGTCGATTTGGCTTCCAATACATCGATGCGTATTACAATTCAGCCGTAGCTCTCTGCCGTGGCCTATGA
- the LOC117195275 gene encoding protein Exd1 homolog isoform X2, with the protein MRDQLSISVIAEPSLYGRHRPVAVLVVATANQTYVFDIQALGAFFPELKKLLEAKYPRKVVHYSHRITDQLFYKHQIKLTGLSDTFVALCVARQDKSACSLPEAISSVLNIPLRELLCDEVTGVSESRQLFTARPLSGDQFRFLARMAILQHQMHDRLTFGHIYGSQKSIWLPIHRCVLQFSRRLSAGGL; encoded by the exons ATGCGAGATCAGTTGAGCATATCAGTGATTGCGGAGCCTAGTTTATATGGACGCCACAGACCCGTAGCGGTGCTAGTGGTGGCCACGGCCAATCAGACATATGTGTTCGATATCCAGGCACTGGGCGCCTTTTTTCCCGAGTTGAAAAAGCTGCTGGAGGCTAAATATCCGAGAAAAGTGGTGCACTATAGTCATCGTATTACCGATCAGCTGTTCTATAAGCACCAAATTAAACTGACTGGATTGAGCGACACATTTGTGGCTCTGTGCGTAGCCCGGCAAGATAAAAGTGCCTGCTCATTGCCAGAAGCGATTTCGTCAGTGCTTAATATTCCTCTAAGGGAACTGCTCTGCGACGAGGTCACCGGG GTAAGTGAGTCTCGCCAACTTTTCACAGCACGCCCGTTGAGCGGGGACCAGTTTCGTTTTCTGGCCAGGATGGCCATACTGCAGCACCAAATGCACGACCGGCTGACCTTTGGCCACATTT atgggtcccaaAAGTCGATTTGGCTTCCAATACATCGATGCGTACTACAATTCAGCCGTAGGCTCTCTGCCGGTGGCCTATGA
- the LOC117195275 gene encoding protein Exd1 homolog isoform X1, with translation MRDQLSISVIAEPSLYGRHRPVAVLVVATANQTYVFDIQALGAFFPELKKLLEAKYPRKVVHYSHRITDQLFYKHQIKLTGLSDTFVALCVARQDKSACSLPEAISSVLNIPLRELLCDEVTGVSESRQLFTARPLSGDQFRFLARMAILQHQMHDRLTFGHICAGMQRMSATFSQASAVSEMGTMWHLIWVPKVDLASNTSMRTTIQP, from the exons ATGCGAGATCAGTTGAGCATATCAGTGATTGCGGAGCCTAGTTTATATGGACGCCACAGACCCGTAGCGGTGCTAGTGGTGGCCACGGCCAATCAGACATATGTGTTCGATATCCAGGCACTGGGCGCCTTTTTTCCCGAGTTGAAAAAGCTGCTGGAGGCTAAATATCCGAGAAAAGTGGTGCACTATAGTCATCGTATTACCGATCAGCTGTTCTATAAGCACCAAATTAAACTGACTGGATTGAGCGACACATTTGTGGCTCTGTGCGTAGCCCGGCAAGATAAAAGTGCCTGCTCATTGCCAGAAGCGATTTCGTCAGTGCTTAATATTCCTCTAAGGGAACTGCTCTGCGACGAGGTCACCGGG GTAAGTGAGTCTCGCCAACTTTTCACAGCACGCCCGTTGAGCGGGGACCAGTTTCGTTTTCTGGCCAGGATGGCCATACTGCAGCACCAAATGCACGACCGGCTGACCTTTGGCCACATTTGTGCAGGGATGCAACGCATGTCTGCTACATTTAGTCAAGCTTCTGCCGTTTCCGAAATGGGTACGATGTGGcaccttatatgggtcccaaAAGTCGATTTGGCTTCCAATACATCGATGCGTACTACAATTCAGCCGTAG